A genomic window from Sphingobacterium spiritivorum includes:
- a CDS encoding AraC family transcriptional regulator codes for MLSDIYREKSPLSEQDCFVVFDRRKSSFTFPVHIHPEYEINYVEGASGALRIIGDSIENIGEKDLVLIANPELKHAWKDGDCTSTNIHEITIQFHPSLIEQCLDKKQFQSIQQLFARASKGVHFGAATIEKVLPLLRIITMEKDGFYAVMKLFILLYELSKGDDLRELSSETTIEMTKNEILLHKLQNYVSSNIAEVIRLPEAADALNMSRSTFARFIKCNTAMNFTDYLLDFRINMATRKLKDAAPISEVVSLCGFNSISYFYRVFKKAKGITPAEFRDNSKNQQLII; via the coding sequence ATGCTTTCCGATATTTATAGAGAAAAATCGCCATTGTCCGAGCAAGATTGTTTTGTCGTATTTGACCGCAGAAAATCCTCGTTCACATTTCCTGTACATATCCATCCGGAATATGAGATTAACTATGTGGAAGGGGCATCAGGAGCATTGCGTATTATCGGAGATTCCATAGAGAATATCGGAGAGAAAGATCTGGTACTGATTGCCAATCCGGAGCTCAAACATGCCTGGAAAGACGGAGACTGCACATCCACCAATATTCATGAGATTACCATCCAGTTTCATCCCTCCTTAATCGAACAATGTCTGGATAAGAAACAATTTCAGAGTATTCAGCAATTGTTTGCCCGTGCGTCGAAAGGGGTTCATTTTGGTGCTGCAACAATAGAAAAAGTCCTCCCTTTACTTCGGATCATTACAATGGAAAAGGACGGATTTTATGCCGTAATGAAGTTGTTTATTCTTCTTTATGAATTGTCAAAAGGGGACGACCTGCGCGAACTCTCCAGTGAAACCACTATAGAAATGACAAAAAATGAGATTTTGCTACACAAACTTCAAAACTACGTATCTTCTAATATTGCAGAAGTAATCCGGCTTCCCGAAGCTGCAGACGCATTGAACATGAGCCGATCCACTTTTGCCCGTTTTATCAAATGCAATACGGCAATGAATTTTACAGATTACCTTCTGGATTTCAGAATAAATATGGCAACACGCAAACTAAAGGATGCAGCACCTATATCCGAGGTTGTCAGTCTTTGTGGTTTTAACAGTATTTCTTATTTCTATCGGGTCTTTAAAAAAGCAAAAGGCATTACACCTGCCGAATTCAGAGACAACAGCAAAAATCAGCAGTTGATTATTTAA
- a CDS encoding SusC/RagA family TonB-linked outer membrane protein, with protein MRRIILILLLGVCSLYAWAQQAITVKGTVRDKENKPVIGATVAVKGSSEGTKTDVDGNFTISIPQGKILQFSYVGKQKSELTVSDASFLQITLEEDNQLDEVVVVGYGTVKRRDLTGAVASVTGKDLQADVAKSASGALQGRIAGVTVSNTGGQPGSGMSINVRGLSSLGANTPLYVIDGVYGNINMVDPADIASLEVLKDASAAAIYGSRAANGVVLITTKSGKKEMAPTINVNFYSGVQHITKKLGVLDAQQWKTIMKQSGYLPQEAVDYQGTGTNWQDEVYRTAPVTKANVGITGGSQQATYSLSAGYINQKGILINSGYDAFNIRSKNTFSFFNDNFRLGNTLLLKTSNKDINRLTITDALRQNPLMPVYDADQLGGYAGISPWMKNMDNPVGASRLFDNEVHSTEILFNAYAEVDLWLKGLKYKLNFGYNKDNGRNYAYNAPYDFGSGAVQSKLNESAFFENQWLLEHTLHYDNTFEKHTVSALLGYSSQKNSNRGFGAGRSDIPFGTNSIGAGSTTQQTTSGQLQEYALLSQFARAMYSYDSRYMLTASVRRDGSSRFADGHRYGIFPSVSVGWNIMNESFFAQAKNKISELKLRASYGILGNQEIGNYATQNISSSGINYIQGGTWWMGSNTGVTWVSPKNLTWEETKTSNVGLDVSILNGKFGLNADYYVQETNDVLLSIAMPSSAGMNGSPTMNAGVIQNKGFELLLNHKNNVGEVHYNIAVNASTVKNKVKAVTVGSTQEFGGYNPQGEGTITWAKVGDPIGAFYLIKTNGLFQSEEEVKAHTTQNGQLIQPDAKPGDIRFVDFNGDGKITDDDRQYAGSPFPDFNYGIRGNVSYKGIDLGIFFDGMAGNKIYNYTRARMESMNEFTNFGSNVENAWTEQNRDTDVPRFTQEDKNKNSRRVSDRWLESGSFFRLKTLEIGYTFNTQWVSKAKFKNLRLFAAADNLFTSTKYKGYTPDLGQNDDQNGGGSSTMSRGTDHGRFPLARTIMIGLQANF; from the coding sequence ATGAGAAGAATTATTTTAATACTCTTGCTTGGAGTCTGTAGTCTATATGCTTGGGCGCAGCAGGCTATCACTGTCAAAGGGACAGTCAGAGACAAAGAAAACAAGCCTGTAATCGGAGCAACAGTTGCCGTAAAAGGCAGTTCCGAAGGTACAAAAACAGATGTTGACGGAAATTTCACGATCAGCATCCCGCAAGGCAAAATACTCCAGTTTTCGTATGTAGGTAAGCAAAAATCTGAACTTACCGTCTCAGACGCATCCTTTTTACAGATTACTTTAGAAGAAGATAATCAGCTGGACGAAGTCGTTGTCGTCGGGTACGGAACAGTCAAAAGACGAGACCTGACCGGCGCCGTAGCTTCCGTGACAGGCAAAGATCTTCAGGCTGATGTTGCAAAAAGTGCCAGCGGAGCTTTGCAAGGCAGGATCGCCGGTGTCACCGTATCTAATACAGGAGGTCAGCCCGGCTCTGGTATGAGCATCAATGTCCGGGGACTTAGTTCCTTAGGAGCCAACACCCCTCTATATGTCATCGATGGTGTATACGGGAATATCAACATGGTAGATCCTGCTGATATTGCGTCTCTGGAAGTACTCAAAGATGCTTCTGCGGCTGCTATTTACGGTTCAAGAGCCGCAAATGGTGTAGTGCTCATCACCACCAAAAGCGGCAAAAAGGAAATGGCTCCCACGATCAATGTAAACTTCTATTCGGGCGTTCAGCATATTACCAAAAAACTGGGCGTGCTGGATGCACAACAGTGGAAAACGATAATGAAACAATCAGGCTATCTTCCTCAGGAGGCAGTAGACTATCAGGGTACCGGAACCAACTGGCAGGATGAAGTATACAGAACAGCTCCCGTAACTAAAGCCAATGTTGGTATTACTGGCGGATCACAACAGGCTACTTACAGCTTATCTGCCGGATATATCAATCAGAAAGGGATTCTGATCAACTCTGGTTACGATGCGTTCAATATCCGGTCTAAAAACACCTTTTCCTTTTTTAATGACAACTTCAGATTAGGCAATACCCTATTGCTGAAAACATCTAATAAAGATATCAACAGATTAACGATTACAGATGCACTTCGTCAAAACCCTCTGATGCCTGTCTATGATGCAGATCAGCTTGGCGGATACGCAGGTATTTCACCATGGATGAAAAACATGGACAATCCTGTAGGTGCCTCACGTCTGTTTGACAATGAAGTACATAGCACAGAAATATTGTTCAATGCTTATGCAGAGGTGGATCTGTGGCTGAAGGGATTGAAATACAAACTCAACTTTGGTTATAACAAAGACAATGGACGCAACTATGCTTATAATGCGCCATACGATTTTGGTTCCGGAGCAGTTCAGTCAAAGTTAAACGAATCGGCATTTTTTGAAAATCAATGGTTGCTGGAACATACCCTGCATTACGACAATACCTTTGAAAAACATACCGTATCTGCACTATTGGGTTATTCTTCCCAGAAAAATTCGAATCGCGGATTTGGTGCCGGACGTAGTGATATTCCGTTCGGAACCAACTCCATAGGTGCAGGCTCTACAACACAGCAAACCACTTCAGGTCAGCTTCAGGAATATGCCTTGCTGTCTCAGTTTGCCAGAGCAATGTATAGCTATGATTCACGCTATATGTTGACTGCATCTGTACGAAGAGATGGTTCTTCAAGATTTGCAGACGGCCACAGATATGGAATATTTCCCTCGGTATCAGTCGGCTGGAACATCATGAACGAAAGTTTCTTTGCTCAGGCTAAGAACAAAATCAGCGAACTGAAACTACGGGCCAGCTACGGAATTCTGGGGAATCAGGAAATCGGAAATTATGCAACACAGAATATCAGCTCCAGCGGCATCAATTACATCCAGGGAGGAACATGGTGGATGGGAAGCAATACCGGCGTGACATGGGTTTCTCCTAAAAACCTGACATGGGAAGAGACTAAAACAAGTAATGTGGGATTGGATGTAAGCATTCTGAACGGCAAGTTTGGCTTGAATGCGGATTATTATGTCCAGGAGACGAATGATGTGTTGCTGAGCATCGCTATGCCAAGCTCTGCAGGTATGAACGGAAGCCCCACTATGAATGCGGGCGTAATTCAGAATAAAGGATTTGAACTTTTATTAAATCACAAGAATAATGTCGGTGAAGTACACTACAACATTGCCGTGAATGCATCGACCGTAAAAAACAAGGTCAAGGCCGTGACTGTCGGATCCACTCAGGAGTTTGGCGGTTATAATCCTCAGGGAGAAGGCACTATCACCTGGGCAAAGGTCGGTGATCCAATTGGTGCCTTCTATCTGATAAAAACCAATGGCCTGTTTCAATCTGAGGAAGAAGTAAAAGCCCATACAACTCAGAATGGTCAGCTTATTCAGCCGGATGCAAAACCGGGAGATATCCGCTTTGTAGATTTCAACGGAGATGGCAAGATCACAGATGATGACCGGCAATATGCGGGAAGTCCGTTTCCGGATTTCAACTATGGAATCAGAGGAAATGTTTCCTATAAAGGAATTGATCTGGGTATATTTTTCGACGGGATGGCGGGAAATAAAATATATAACTATACCCGGGCACGGATGGAGTCTATGAATGAATTTACCAATTTCGGTTCCAATGTAGAAAATGCATGGACCGAACAGAACAGAGATACGGATGTACCTCGTTTCACACAGGAGGATAAAAACAAAAATAGCAGGAGAGTCAGTGACCGTTGGTTAGAAAGCGGTTCTTTCTTCAGACTCAAAACACTGGAAATCGGTTATACATTCAATACGCAGTGGGTAAGCAAAGCGAAGTTCAAAAATCTTCGTCTCTTCGCTGCTGCTGACAATCTTTTCACGTCGACCAAATACAAAGGATATACACCTGATCTCGGACAGAATGACGATCAGAACGGTGGAGGCTCAAGTACGATGTCCAGAGGCACAGATCATGGACGATTCCCATTAGCCAGAACAATTATGATCGGTCTGCAAGCGAATTTCTAA
- a CDS encoding glycoside hydrolase family 130 protein has translation MSQQNNMRGDFFKQRRALLFDRHEELLTRTNIPQSDFNGIINRYQYPVISKHHIPLNWRYDLNPETNPHFLERIAVNSTLNAGAIKWKGRYLLLVRVEGVDRKSFFAIAESPNGIDNFRFWERPLSFPDNDEQETNVYDIRLTAHEDGWIYGIFCSEKHDPKASSGDLSSALASAGIIRTKDFVHWERLPNIKADSQQRNVVLHPEFVNGKYALYTRPQDDFILAKNGGGIGWALTEDICHAAIQNEIIINKRHYHTIKEVKNGEGPSPLKTTKGWLHLAHGVRHTAAGLRYVLYLYLTSLTNPEILIAEPAGYLMAPEQDERIGDVSNVLFSNGWIADENGTVYIYYASSDTRMHVAVSTIDQLLDYCLHTPQDGLRTIESIKKINELIDKNNVYKQQNE, from the coding sequence ATGAGCCAGCAGAACAACATGAGGGGAGACTTTTTTAAGCAGAGAAGAGCATTACTTTTTGACAGACACGAAGAATTACTGACAAGAACCAATATACCACAATCAGATTTCAATGGTATTATAAATCGTTATCAATATCCGGTCATCAGCAAACATCATATTCCGTTAAACTGGCGATATGATCTTAATCCCGAAACGAATCCACATTTTTTAGAACGGATTGCAGTCAATTCGACCTTAAATGCCGGAGCAATCAAATGGAAGGGGCGATATCTTCTGCTGGTGCGTGTAGAAGGAGTAGACAGAAAATCCTTCTTTGCGATAGCAGAAAGTCCCAATGGTATTGATAATTTTCGCTTCTGGGAACGGCCCTTATCTTTTCCTGACAATGATGAACAAGAGACGAATGTCTATGATATTCGTCTTACAGCACATGAAGACGGATGGATCTATGGCATCTTTTGTAGCGAAAAACATGATCCGAAGGCTTCTTCCGGGGATTTGTCTTCTGCTCTCGCCTCGGCAGGCATTATCCGTACAAAAGATTTTGTGCATTGGGAAAGACTTCCCAATATCAAGGCTGACAGTCAGCAGCGTAATGTCGTCTTGCATCCCGAATTTGTAAATGGCAAATATGCGCTGTATACACGTCCTCAGGATGATTTTATCTTAGCCAAAAATGGAGGAGGAATAGGATGGGCACTGACAGAGGACATTTGTCATGCCGCAATACAAAACGAAATCATCATCAATAAACGTCATTATCATACGATTAAAGAGGTCAAAAACGGAGAAGGACCTTCTCCGCTTAAAACGACCAAAGGCTGGCTCCATCTGGCTCACGGTGTAAGACATACCGCAGCCGGGCTCCGCTATGTACTCTATCTGTACCTCACAAGTCTGACAAATCCGGAAATACTGATCGCCGAGCCGGCAGGATATTTAATGGCTCCGGAGCAAGATGAGCGGATTGGTGATGTATCAAATGTGCTGTTTTCCAATGGCTGGATTGCAGATGAAAACGGAACAGTATATATTTATTACGCATCCAGTGATACACGGATGCATGTAGCCGTTTCTACTATAGATCAATTGCTGGATTATTGTCTTCATACACCGCAAGACGGATTAAGAACAATAGAATCTATAAAAAAAATTAATGAACTCATTGACAAAAACAATGTATACAAACAACAGAATGAATAA
- a CDS encoding RagB/SusD family nutrient uptake outer membrane protein, with protein MKTTILKNISFAAIVALSLSGCKSDFLDLVNPNQAVEETFWTSEANAQAALATVYSPIRGQMYGYFGGYTGWHTMNRADDVWFILGEEILNWEPATYTNTANTAESDFGRLYNCINRANVVLKNIRNVPMSENKINELYAEASFLRGYAYFLLASNFGDVPIRLLPAGESSDEIMKKSSPEEEVWKQVAEDFKTAKEYLPVTRPAAEAGRVTKGAAIAYLGKTYLFMKRYPEAEAELATIMKAPYNYDLVENFEDNFTEYKELNKESIFELIYDGSFGSGSWGSEESTSTQGFVIANFVGPQGTGGWFKWMPTASIVKSFTAEERPAGSNSRFDKRMYTSLFWKHSDFESTVPDGAWFGNMSFDKIWEACATKRLRGEPDFPTINAVKGRFLIKKFTNFYKNEADANSMYNQQNQNNNLRVMRYAEVLLMHAEACIKTGKLGDAAADLTRIRNRAGLASKTWANADELWKEMIHQNELEFFFEGHRFFDLKRWYSYDQMKQILVTNKKQGAENFQARHYYLPIPQGEMNTNTAIQQHPLWR; from the coding sequence ATGAAAACCACTATATTAAAAAATATATCATTTGCTGCGATAGTCGCACTATCCCTATCGGGCTGCAAATCAGACTTTTTAGATCTGGTCAATCCAAATCAGGCTGTTGAAGAAACATTCTGGACATCAGAAGCTAATGCACAGGCTGCCTTAGCAACGGTTTACTCGCCGATACGGGGACAGATGTACGGATATTTTGGCGGATACACCGGATGGCATACCATGAACAGGGCCGATGATGTATGGTTTATATTGGGCGAAGAAATCCTGAACTGGGAACCGGCTACCTATACCAATACGGCCAATACGGCCGAAAGCGATTTCGGAAGATTATACAATTGTATCAACAGAGCAAATGTCGTACTCAAAAATATACGGAATGTTCCAATGAGTGAAAATAAGATAAATGAGCTGTATGCAGAAGCCAGTTTTCTGAGAGGTTATGCTTATTTTCTACTTGCCAGCAACTTTGGGGATGTGCCTATACGCCTGCTCCCTGCAGGCGAGAGCTCTGATGAGATCATGAAAAAATCTTCCCCTGAGGAAGAAGTCTGGAAACAGGTTGCAGAAGATTTCAAGACCGCAAAAGAATATCTGCCTGTTACAAGGCCGGCTGCAGAAGCAGGGCGTGTGACCAAAGGTGCTGCTATCGCTTACTTAGGTAAGACTTATCTTTTCATGAAGCGTTATCCGGAAGCGGAAGCGGAGCTGGCAACCATTATGAAAGCTCCGTACAACTACGATCTGGTTGAAAACTTCGAAGACAACTTTACCGAATATAAGGAACTCAACAAAGAATCCATATTTGAGCTTATCTATGACGGCAGTTTCGGCAGCGGTTCATGGGGATCTGAAGAATCGACCAGTACGCAAGGTTTTGTGATTGCCAACTTTGTCGGTCCGCAGGGAACAGGAGGGTGGTTCAAGTGGATGCCAACCGCCTCCATTGTCAAAAGCTTCACAGCAGAAGAGCGCCCTGCGGGATCAAACTCCCGATTTGACAAACGAATGTACACCAGTCTTTTCTGGAAGCATTCAGACTTCGAATCGACTGTTCCGGATGGTGCATGGTTCGGGAATATGTCATTTGACAAAATATGGGAAGCATGTGCAACCAAACGCCTTCGCGGAGAGCCGGATTTCCCAACTATAAATGCTGTAAAAGGCAGGTTCTTGATTAAAAAGTTTACCAACTTTTATAAAAATGAAGCCGATGCTAACAGCATGTACAATCAACAAAACCAAAATAATAATCTTCGTGTAATGCGCTATGCCGAGGTCCTGCTGATGCATGCGGAAGCCTGTATCAAGACGGGTAAACTGGGAGACGCAGCAGCGGATCTTACACGTATTCGAAACCGTGCAGGACTGGCATCAAAGACCTGGGCTAATGCTGATGAATTATGGAAAGAAATGATCCATCAGAACGAACTGGAATTCTTCTTTGAGGGTCACCGCTTTTTTGACCTGAAACGTTGGTACTCTTACGACCAGATGAAGCAAATCCTTGTAACCAACAAAAAACAAGGGGCAGAGAATTTTCAGGCAAGACACTATTATCTTCCTATACCACAGGGAGAGATGAATACAAATACAGCGATCCAGCAACATCCGCTCTGGAGATAA
- a CDS encoding sodium:solute symporter family protein translates to MKLQFIDILIIVVYLITMIVIGLLLKKKASKNLDSYFLGGKSLPFYLLGLSDASGMFDISGTMWMVYLAFVYGFKSLWIPWLWPVFNQVFLMIYLSVWLRRSNVLTGAEWIRTRFGYGRGANLSHTIVILYALMGVLGFLSYGFIGIGKFMEVFFPWEFVSQYIPLHLETASVAQVYGIFFTGIATFYVMLGGMHSIVWADVVQFSIMTISGIIIAVIAMNKVSPEMLAAHTPVGWDSPSFGWTLDLDWSNLIPSIMDKINEDQYSLFTIFVMMMLFKGIFMSMAGPAANYDMQKILACKSPKEAALMSGSVSVILLIPRYLMIMGFTVLALVFFSEDFNNMGSNIDFETILPRAINEFAHVGLVGLLLAGLLSAFMSTFASTVNAAQAYLVNDVFLKYIHKKASAVTQIRVSYIVSALVVIISTIIGMYVSNINSVLQWIVSALYGGYIAANVLKWHWWRFNGNGFFWGMLSGIIAALIAPMFFPDILPLYYFPILMLISVTGCIAGTLLSKPTEEKVLIDFYIKVRPWGFWKPVIQKAMAQYPDLKQNTNFKRDMFNIVIGIIWQCSLTLIPMYIVIKQGFPLLTSMLILGITSLILKKNWYDKMNIEEKEYNEFMKKNF, encoded by the coding sequence ATGAAACTCCAGTTTATAGACATTCTTATTATCGTTGTATATCTCATTACAATGATTGTCATCGGTTTATTGCTGAAAAAGAAAGCATCTAAAAATCTTGATTCCTATTTTCTGGGTGGCAAATCTCTTCCCTTTTACCTATTGGGTCTCTCCGATGCTTCGGGAATGTTTGATATTTCAGGCACGATGTGGATGGTTTACCTTGCATTTGTGTATGGATTCAAGAGCCTCTGGATTCCCTGGTTGTGGCCCGTATTTAATCAGGTTTTTCTTATGATATATCTGTCAGTATGGTTGCGACGTTCCAATGTACTTACAGGAGCCGAATGGATACGGACACGATTTGGCTATGGACGGGGGGCTAATCTATCTCATACTATTGTGATACTCTACGCCCTGATGGGTGTACTGGGATTTTTGAGCTATGGATTTATCGGTATCGGCAAGTTTATGGAAGTATTCTTTCCCTGGGAATTTGTTTCCCAATATATTCCGCTTCATCTTGAAACAGCATCCGTTGCACAGGTCTATGGTATTTTTTTTACAGGAATTGCCACCTTCTATGTGATGTTAGGAGGCATGCACAGCATTGTATGGGCTGATGTTGTGCAGTTCAGTATCATGACCATCTCCGGAATTATAATCGCCGTAATCGCGATGAACAAAGTAAGCCCCGAAATGCTTGCGGCACACACTCCTGTCGGCTGGGATTCTCCTTCTTTTGGATGGACACTTGACCTCGACTGGAGTAACCTCATACCCTCCATTATGGACAAAATCAACGAAGATCAGTATAGTTTGTTTACCATCTTTGTGATGATGATGCTTTTCAAAGGAATTTTTATGAGCATGGCAGGTCCGGCAGCCAATTATGATATGCAAAAGATATTAGCCTGCAAAAGCCCTAAAGAAGCAGCCCTCATGAGTGGCTCTGTATCCGTTATCCTGTTAATTCCGCGATATCTTATGATTATGGGATTCACGGTTCTTGCTCTTGTATTTTTCAGTGAAGATTTTAACAATATGGGTAGTAATATAGATTTTGAGACCATTTTACCCCGAGCGATTAATGAGTTTGCACATGTGGGTCTGGTCGGTCTATTACTTGCCGGACTTCTTTCTGCATTCATGTCTACATTTGCCTCTACAGTCAATGCCGCACAGGCTTATCTGGTCAATGATGTATTCCTGAAATATATACATAAAAAAGCTTCGGCCGTAACGCAGATCAGAGTGAGTTATATTGTATCTGCTCTTGTCGTGATTATCAGTACCATTATTGGCATGTATGTCAGCAACATTAACTCTGTATTACAGTGGATTGTATCCGCATTATACGGCGGATATATTGCAGCCAATGTGCTTAAATGGCATTGGTGGCGCTTCAATGGCAATGGTTTCTTCTGGGGGATGCTTTCAGGGATCATAGCAGCCCTTATTGCTCCAATGTTCTTTCCGGACATACTTCCTCTCTATTACTTCCCTATACTCATGCTTATATCCGTTACCGGATGTATAGCGGGAACACTGCTATCCAAACCTACAGAAGAAAAAGTATTGATAGATTTTTATATCAAAGTCCGTCCCTGGGGATTCTGGAAGCCCGTTATCCAAAAAGCAATGGCACAATACCCGGATCTTAAGCAAAATACCAACTTCAAGCGTGATATGTTCAATATTGTTATCGGTATTATCTGGCAATGCAGCCTGACCCTCATACCCATGTATATTGTAATCAAGCAAGGCTTTCCGCTGCTTACCAGTATGCTGATCTTAGGAATAACCTCGCTTATCCTCAAGAAAAACTGGTATGATAAGATGAATATCGAGGAGAAAGAATACAATGAATTTATGAAGAAAAACTTTTAA
- a CDS encoding aryl-sulfate sulfotransferase, which yields MSGQFLRRRFTIQMLFTILLLSVSCRDDKTDTTSTDLPFHAALEAMIDKGALLQKYLKGAEYYVFYFETGEVSVPASVIKEVKETPELWSTQITFTDQQALTIPSKGTKLDFIVKDIVLDPTGYNPLAAMVDVLLPATGRIRVIVKGKSGEQGTITHLLQTQTPRQQVPVLGLYANYNNEVELVFTDKDGLERGRTSISIRTKPLDISSFPSFEIITAQTARMEPGVNLVSYPGESELDTSCPYMLDADGEIRWILLLKKSPELQYLAASIGLKRLKNGNFLSGDMYQNRIVELDLFGKLVRQWDLKKLGYTFHHEVSEAKNGNFLITVTKSSARLNNGKPRINDHIIELNPTSGSLVHEWDLVSLLDSARYDTPDANTPQQFAQTASNWAHNNSIAERGNDLLATLRYQGITSFNPSNKLKWIISPHKGWGAAYQPYLLQPLDKQGQPVTDPKVISGEVAHPDFDWPWGPHTPVVMPNGNILVFDNGYNRHFKPNDLSSDQSYSRVVEYAVDEVRKTVQQVWAYGQNRGRRTFSQALSGVQYLSQTGNILFCPGMGTVTNKGSGGHIIEIDGKTKEVIYELEISSPSYTAFHRVTRLSLYPDNL from the coding sequence ATGTCTGGACAATTTTTAAGGAGAAGATTCACTATACAGATGCTGTTCACTATCCTTTTGCTTTCAGTAAGCTGTAGGGACGATAAGACCGACACAACAAGTACCGATCTTCCCTTTCATGCCGCTCTGGAAGCAATGATAGACAAGGGAGCTCTTCTCCAAAAGTATTTAAAGGGTGCTGAATATTATGTTTTTTATTTTGAAACAGGAGAGGTCAGTGTACCGGCATCTGTTATCAAAGAGGTCAAAGAAACTCCCGAACTATGGTCTACACAAATCACCTTTACAGATCAGCAAGCTCTGACTATCCCGTCAAAAGGAACTAAGCTAGACTTTATTGTAAAAGATATCGTCTTGGATCCTACAGGATATAATCCTCTCGCAGCTATGGTAGATGTCCTATTGCCTGCAACGGGAAGAATTAGAGTCATCGTGAAAGGCAAATCCGGAGAACAAGGCACCATTACACACTTACTGCAGACACAGACGCCCAGACAGCAGGTACCTGTACTGGGACTATATGCCAATTATAATAATGAGGTCGAACTTGTATTCACTGACAAAGATGGTCTTGAACGGGGTCGCACTTCTATATCGATCCGGACAAAACCTCTTGATATAAGTTCTTTTCCCTCTTTTGAAATCATCACTGCTCAAACGGCCCGAATGGAACCCGGGGTGAATCTGGTAAGTTATCCGGGAGAGAGCGAACTGGACACTTCCTGTCCCTATATGTTGGACGCCGATGGAGAAATCCGGTGGATATTGCTTCTCAAAAAGTCCCCGGAACTGCAATACTTAGCAGCTTCTATTGGTCTGAAACGACTTAAAAACGGAAATTTTCTATCAGGAGATATGTATCAAAACCGAATTGTCGAACTGGATCTGTTCGGAAAGCTTGTCCGGCAGTGGGATCTCAAAAAGCTAGGATACACCTTCCATCATGAAGTATCGGAAGCCAAAAACGGAAATTTCCTGATCACAGTGACAAAATCCAGTGCCCGTCTGAATAATGGCAAACCCAGAATCAATGATCATATTATAGAGCTTAATCCCACCTCCGGAAGTCTTGTCCATGAATGGGATCTGGTAAGTTTGCTGGACAGCGCACGATATGACACGCCGGATGCTAACACGCCTCAGCAATTTGCCCAGACAGCAAGTAACTGGGCCCACAACAACTCTATTGCAGAGCGTGGTAATGATCTTCTGGCCACCTTGCGTTATCAGGGGATTACCAGTTTTAATCCGTCCAATAAGCTGAAGTGGATTATTTCGCCACACAAAGGATGGGGCGCAGCCTATCAGCCCTATCTGTTACAGCCTCTGGATAAGCAGGGACAACCGGTTACTGATCCTAAGGTCATTTCCGGAGAGGTCGCTCATCCTGATTTTGACTGGCCATGGGGCCCACATACTCCTGTAGTAATGCCAAATGGTAATATCCTTGTTTTTGATAATGGCTACAACCGCCATTTCAAGCCCAATGACCTAAGCTCCGACCAAAGCTACAGCCGTGTAGTAGAATATGCGGTCGATGAAGTAAGAAAAACTGTACAACAAGTATGGGCATATGGACAAAACAGAGGAAGAAGAACCTTTTCACAGGCGCTTTCAGGAGTACAATACCTATCCCAAACCGGAAATATATTATTCTGTCCGGGAATGGGGACAGTGACCAACAAAGGGAGCGGAGGCCATATTATCGAAATAGATGGCAAAACCAAGGAAGTTATCTATGAACTGGAGATCAGCTCCCCAAGCTATACCGCTTTTCATAGGGTAACCCGTCTTTCCTTATATCCGGACAATCTATAA